CTCACGGGTCATATAGCAATCTGCATACAGCATCTGGAAActgaagaggaggggaaaaaaaaaaaatcaatagagCCAGAGATTCAATACTGATTGCACCACAAGActtgaaacagaattttcattttaaataaaatttaaaattaattaataaaataatttggcaGGGAAGCTGTCCAAACTTTAACAGCCTGTGGGATTCCCGAAAGGACTGTGGCCAAAACAGCACTTGCTCTGAACTGGCCTGAAACAAGTCAGTATGCAAGCTCAGCAGCTGTCAGCCAGGCTGGCTAACCCAGCCCTCGGGAAGGGAGTGGCCACCGACCCACGCTGCCACCACCTCTGCACCGCAACTGCGTTATGCACAGACCTGCTGAGGTCTTTCCACACCTGGGTGCATGGATGTATTTTGTTGCAGCAGAGGCTCGACACCCAGATAATTAAttataattcattaaaaattatattaaaaaataataaaattaattaataaaatagaaaatgtggaaattttaatttaaaaaaaaaccaaacaaaacagggCAAGGTATGAATAGCAAATATTCACCAAAAACCCCCAcgaaaaatgctttataaaaccaagcaaacatAATTGCTCATGTGGGTTATGCTGGGACACTCAGCCAATTATTTTGTGGATTTAACTTTACTGTCATCTTTTTTCCAAGAGGAAGTAACATGTATCAGTGAAAACAGCAGAATGCTGCTACAGTCATTTTGGTGAAGGggaagatggggaaaagaaatcaattaaaataacTGTTGCTTTTAACATATGGTTCAGAACACTTCTTTAGCCACCAGTGTATTGATACTTTATCATTAGTTTTgctactacaaagaaaaaagaaggactAAAAAATGTGTATAAAGCAGTGGTTCCCGTTTGGACATCCGAACCATGGGCAGCCAAACCTTCTGACACCTTGTATTCCAACAACTTGCATTCACAGAAACACAAGTCTAGAGAGAACTTCAAAAGTTCCCCCAAACCAAGAGTCCCGCCCCTTACACCAGAACCCACATATAACCTAAATCCTCCCTGACGAATACTTTTCtaactgcttttgaaagcctgctttcctttttctcccattAAAAACCTTTTAATTCCAGCTTCCAAAAATGAGAAGTATTTTTCCTGCACGCTTTCTTATGATCCATGGAGGTGCAGTCACGGTGTGTCACAGTAGCCTGTGTTACAAAATGCATTCACGCACATGTAGCAATATGTTCTTTGACTTTTTAACAGTTCCTTTGAACCGTACATTACAATATAACCAGGAAGGCAAAAGTCTGCCAGATCAGACCAGGCCAAGAAGATAAACTTGTAGTGCAAATGAAGCAAAGTGTAACAAAGGtccatttacaaaaataaatgaaatctgTACTTAGCTGTTGACTCTCCCTTACATCCATACTGTGCTCTCGTAAAATGCAGCTGCATGACACTACAGCAGTAAAACTGTTACATAAAAGCTCTATTGTTGCGTGTGATTACAGAAGTGTAAGATTAAGCATTTATCCATTGTTCATTTCTTCGTGACAGGTAGAGAAGAGACAAAACTTTGCTAGTAAAAAGGTTTAAATTATAAGCTTAATTTCAAGTTAATTAGAAAAAGCTTAAAGTTCACTTTTGGTTGCTTTGTTCTCTGGCAGATCCTTATTGCAGCTAAAAGTCATTTACACTCTCCAAGTCATCTTGAAGCAGATTCACTGTTGTTACTCAGCCACATGGGGTGTAATCAGTGTTAGACTGAGAAGCAGgtcaaaacagaaatgtggaTAAACTACACTGATGGTGTAAAAATACCGTGTAGTTGGTTTTTGTTCCTGAGAAACAAGCCTGTAACTGCTTCTCCACTGACACTACTACAGCAAACgaggctggcaggagcctgTGGCAGATGGTGGGTACATATCTCACGCCTACTGTGGTCCTATGTAAGAAGAATTGGGGCAGGGAAAAGGAAGCTATGGAAGCACAAGTTGTGAGGGAGGAAAGACTCCCACCACCGCACAGGGACTGCGGGGGAGAGTCAAGGCTGGCCTGGCTGTGCAAGGACACACCGGTGCAAGGAcgaggcagagctgcagcatgaTGCTGCAAGGACTGCAGGCACCACAGCAGTcccaagggcaggcagggaagctgTCCAAACTTTAACAGCCTGTGGGATTCCCGAAAGGACTGTGGCCAAAACAGCACTTGCTCTGAACTGGCCTGAAACAAGTCAGTATGCAAGCTCAGCAGCTGTCAGCCAGGCTGGCTAACCCAGCCCTCGGGAAGGGAGTGGCCACCGACCCACGCTGCCACCACCTCTGCACCGCAACTGCGTTATGCACAGACCTGCTGAGGTCTTTCCACACCTGGGTGCATGGATGTATTTTGTTGCAGCAGAGGCTCGACACCCAGAGCAGCCTGGAGCTGAAAGGATGCCTAGGTGACCTGAAGCTCCCAAACACATTGCAAGAACTTCACCACTGCACTCGTTCATTTGGTTGGTTTTGCAATCAAGTAATAAAAGcgaaatcataattaaaaattgtaaCATCAAAATTAGTAACTAAAACTACTTTTCAATGATTGCAGTTGTTAAATTATTGTGACATTGAAGTGCTGTGGGATTAAGTAACTGGGATTAAACCACACGAGTGTAAATTACATGGCATTATTACTGTTCTAAGGAGTGGGATCCTTACCCATGCACACTTCTTACAAACTTCTCCATTTGCCTCATTGAAGCCCTGGCTTcaaattgtttccttttgggCTCTCCATAAGCTCCTATATCCACGTAGAGTTCTGTTTCATCCCCTTTTGGGTGGACCATGCCAGGATTATTGGGCAATATGAAAGGACATAGCCAAAGAGGGTACACCTGCAGAAGTAAGAAAGTGCTTTATCACTTACTTTTAACAAAACAATCCTTTAAGATTTCTCTTAATAAAGGTAACAAAATGAAGAGTTAAGGGGACTTCTTCCCCATTTGCAACTGAAACCTACACAGCTCTTCCTTTCCAACTGCCTTGTTGTGGTTCTTATCTGCACTTTCTAATGACCCTAAAGCAAACAGATTGAAAGGCTCAGAAAATGCACTGTGTCCTCCTAGAATTACACCTCCTCCTGCTTaaatatctgaaatgaaaaaaaccaacaaaccaaacccatccCTGATCCCTAAGCAACTGAACATATAATCTGAGtaaaaagagttttcttttccaggccAGTCCAAAATGGAAATTGCCAAGTTTGTACTTCTTATACtagctaaaataaaatcagaaaagcaagaaagggaaattaaGTCCTATAGTTGTGGTTTAGTGAGACCACTAGTCATTTcaggtgaaagaaaaatcagtttaagtTTTACTAAGTGATAAAAATCTTCTAGAAGTGTTGGCCTTCTACTGAAGTGtgaatctaatttttttaaatctttttttttcctagaaagcTGTATTCACTTCTTCTGCAGCCTTGCATCATAGACTCGCAAAGCACAGTACTCCCCAGGATACAACGACCTTTTACAGAAGCAGATTATTATGCCTTATGATCAACAAGTCAGTTATTATTATACACAGTCCAAGATTcgctgcattttaaaaacctgtgtTCTTACGTTAAGGTCAGCGTGGAAGGTTTGGATAGATTTTTCAAGGCTCTTCATTGGCACCAACATGTCCTGTACAACATGGTGTTGCTCATACAGCTTTCGAATAGCTTCTCCTTGGGTGAGTTTCAACAAAGAGATTTTTGGAGGAACCATCCAGCCAAACAGGTAACGGAAAATGGGGTTATTGCCAAAAGGAATGATatcctttaaaaaggaaagaagaagtTTGACTTTAGATTGTGCAAGTGAACCAGAAGACAATACTTCAGAATTGTCAGAGCAATATTAAGCCAGATTTTCAATACATCTAACTGCTGATACTTTTGCTAAACTACTGTAATACAAATATGAACAAACAGGAGAGGCCTGGACTGAACTTAGGTACACAGCCCTGCCTAAACCTCCCTTAGTTACGACGACCGATTTTCAGTCATATGAATCACAACACACAGCCCCAAACACTTTTAGAGAATGAAGTTCAGAGAACAACAGGCTATTATCTTAAAACAGCTAAGGAAGGAGTGCGTAAGAAGCTAAACCTACAGAACTCTTGCAAGAAGAAACACATACAAGATCAGCTCTTACAGGaattttaaagctgtaaaattTAAAGTACTTCCTGCACAGCCAACTCCTGTTTAACTTCTCTGGGAACTGAAAGGATCCAGTATCTCACTCCAGACATTCAAAATGCAGCAATGGGTATCTTTTAGAATGCCAAATGAAGTCTTGCGTAAATGCACGTCACAAATACTTTTATGAAATTCAAATGACCTCACTGCATAATTACTATTCTGTGTTTAGGCAGGGTAAATTTTCAGCTGTAATTTCACATTCACGTTTTTTCCATCACCTGCCTTTGAAATTCACTTAGTAGGTCTAAAAGCTTAATGCTGAAATATGTACTTACGGTCtaaattcagaaaagcactAAGAATTTAGGAGGTTATGATACAATGCCTTATATATAAACAAGTGCCTTTGGATTTGTCTTGCCCAAATGCAGGACTTACAAATTTGCCATGAACTTCACTGGGTTTTTCCGCCATGAAAGAAGTGTTGCCAAGGGGAGGCAGGCACATTGTACCTACAGTGGGAAAAAGCAGAGTACCTTcctgcagattttattttaattttggaacTGGTCTTACCTGGAGCTCCCAGAAGATACTGCGTGTATGTCTATGGTAATAATGTCTAGCCGGGATGTATTCTACTCCGGTTGTGTCAGCTTTCAAATACTTCTCCACATGCTTAAAGAACCACGGCTTATAGTAGTTGCCAATTCTGTTTATCTACAAGAAAACGTGCATTCATTAGCAAACACCAACACAGATAACAGTTACACCTTACCAGACAACATTAAGTATGTCCCCCAATTCCTTTACTGTGAAGAATCAATGTGACAGTTTGAGTAAGATTGTCACAAGAGATCAAGGGAGCCTTCATTTCTTCACATGCATGTCATCTTCTTACCTTTCTTGTCATTAAGGTTTAATTTAAAGAAGGCTTGCTTGTTACAAGCCAGCCAAGAGCCCATGAATGTGACAGAACTGGATTCCTAAAATACTGATCTCTCAAACCATCATTACTCCAAAGTCACATTACGACAGAGGAGAAACACCCAGGCTGAGGGTTGCAGTGAACAGTTAGTACATCTCTCCTGTAAATGTCCCTCATGTGTTATACTAATATTAACTGTATTAAAAGCTTGCTGGGAAAGAGTTACTCTGAATTAACTGCGATTTAAAACAGCACTGTTCTGTACACGAGAAAAGATAATTCTCTTCCTCCTTAGGTACTGGAATGAAAAGGCTGTAGACTAAATTATTTGCTAGAATAATGAAATCAGTGGGTCATTTCTTATCGATTGAAGAGATTTAGACTACAGACTGCGTGATAGTAGCAAAGAGCTGCAGTCTAAAGTATTCTGATGGACAGATCTAACTTTTAGTCCCACATTAAGAGGCTGTTCCAATCTTATAATGATTCTGGTTTTATATTGGCATACAGTATAGCTTCAGTTAAACTTTGcgggctttttttttttcctttgtgagtAACTTCACTTTAGTTACCTTGCTTTGCTCAGCTTCATCAGTCAAGACTCCTGTCATGATGACTGCTTCTTCCAAAGAATACAGAAGTCCTTCCACAAAACTGTTCTCCTTTTTCTTAGATTCTTCAGTAAACTTTTCACAAATCTTCTGCAGTCCTCTCACAGGCTTATAATGTATTTTGACATATTTCTTGGCAGGAatcatttgtatttctgctgcaaCCAGGAAACCCAGAGTACCACAAGACCAAGGCACTGCATAAAATAGGTCTGAATTTTCAGTCTGCAAAAAGTATGTCATACCAAATCATATATCCATACTGACAACTGTCAACGACATTGTAAATGAtagcaaaataacattttgtctTACTGGTGAACATCTCACAAGGCTTCCATCAGCAAGAACAAGTTCATAGGCCACACAGGTGTGTTGAAAAAGTCCATAGATATGGGACGAAGACTCAATGCCAGTTCCCATGATCAGGCCACCTTGCCAAGAGAGCACATAACAAATCTAATGAAACACACTCCAAAATGCAGGTAGTTTTATGAGAACAAAACCCCACTTTTAAGCTCTGGGCAAGACTTTcaagactatttaaaaaaagaaaaaaaaaaaaaaagggttaagTGCCTATAAATACCACAACAGAACATAAGGTTCAACAGAATATTTCTAAAGCCTTCAAAATAATGCAACGTTACTGCATaaaaagctaatgaaaatgcagcaaaatcaGTGAGTCTCTCATCATCACAACGACCCTTACCTACTGTAAGATCATCAAGCTCTGGTACCACTGGAATAGTCCAGCCCATGGGATTCAGGTGTGCAGTCAACTGGCCCATGGTCACCAAAGGTTCTACACAAAcaacctgaaaaacaaaaccaaaaaaaccccaccaccaccccccccaaccaTAAATTAAGTGTTCACCATTAACAATGACAACATACGGCTAACTGGATTGTACTTCCATCTGTTATCAGAATTCAGAGACTTACTTTCCTAAGAGCGCTACTAAAAATAGTTGAAACTATTTAGTGattcctcctctgcctcaaCATCTTGTTGCTCAGTCCCCAGAACCATAAATCAATCTGGTCTTTTAGACTTCAGCACATAAAAGCTAAGCAATTCCatatgctgggtttttttgatgcaaTGATCCAAGCACACATTGTAAAACCTGAAATTTGACAGGTCTACTTGCTACAAAAATCCTTTGTTCTTTATGGAATCTAATTGCTTCTTCAGCTACGGATACAGTAGAAAAAGCTGTAAACTTCATTATTATGAAAGCTTTGTGATGACTTTGTTACCTGTCTTTCAGTGTCCACTTCCAGAACATCCATTAAGTTGATCATGATGTTCTTATGAATCTTCTTATACTTCCCAACACGAAGTGATACAGTCAACCAGCCAGGCCGGCCAGTGCACATGTATCTTTTGCTGCCTTCGTTTTTCCATTCCCGAACCTGCAAGAGGTAACAAGTGAACTGACACTGTCAGGTGCACATGTTGTCAGTAATATGTATCAGAAACACTCTTCCCTCACTGtgaaaaaacattcagaaatacTGTTACTCCTCTACATGCAGGTTACCTGCAAGTAACAATGCCTGGATGTCTCTATGGTGAGCAACGACACTTTGGAAGTCTCTCTGCAGACCTCTGAACTTCTAAGTAAAATACCACCAGAGGAGTCTAGTTATATAAAGGAAGCATTTCTAATACCTTGaggcttttggggtttttttggagacAGGATTCAGAAAACTAGCAAGAAACTAACATGGAGTGTTAAAAATCCACAGGAAAAGCTATGTGCTAAGGGAGGTATTATCACCGTCATAAATAATCTTAGTTCTGTGAAGGTTAATAAGCAATGCCTCCtctgaaacacacaaaaaacagtCTGAGCCTGCAAATGAACaggcaaagagagaaaagttGAGACTGAAAACGTGTAAGCCAAACACATGATCCCCTAATTTTGCAAAGCCGCAGTGGTTAACATCTGGAGAACAAACCTCAATTATATagcattttcttcaaagctCAACCGCTACTACAGCTGGTGATAAAACCCCCAACCCCGAATCCTCAAAGAATAACTCCGTGCACATTAATATCCACCCGTATCTGCAACGGACACGAGagtcacagaagaaaacagaagcagacgTGACAGAACTGACAGAACTGCCACAAATACTAGAGAGCGCAGCAACACCAAAGCCACCTGCGTTTCtgggtggaggaggaaaagTTTTGGCTCCCCTTCGATCATCTCTCGGAACTAACAAGGCTGAGAAGGGGGATGTAAAGGGTATTGAAGGGCGGTACCGAGCCACCGTTAGCAGACCAACATTTTCACGGTACAGACGGGCGCCCCGGCCACGCACAGCGCTCGCCACggagcagcctgcagcccagcgGCCCCACAGCCGCTGCGGGGACCTGCCAGCGGTTGGCGCCGCAACTTGGAGCAGAGTTTCAACGggaaacaaccaaacaaacccctgAAGGGCCGAGACCCCCGCCGGCTggcaaacaccccccccccccccccctctggCTCCGGCTGCCGCCCCGGGCTCAGGACCGCGCCGCCAGGCCCCGGGCGGGCACGGCAGAGGGGGGGGACGAGGGCCAGGCTCCCGCGgagccgccccccggcccggcggtgGGGGTGCGGGGCTCCGGCCGGGCCTCACCTGCGCCTGGATGTGGCGGACGCGCTGGGCGTGCTGCCGCGGGGCGCTGTGCAGGCGCCAGACGGCCCAGGCGCGCAGCTGGTAGTAGACGTCGAAGAGGATGGAGAGCGGCAGCAGGAAGAGGCAGACGAAGACCCAGCGGTGGTGCACCAGCACGGCCTCCAGCCCCCGGTGcctcacccacagcagcagcagcagcagccccgcgcCCAGCGACCACACCGGCGACATGGCGCCTGCCGCCCGCACTCGCTCCCTCACGGCCGCCGGGACCCCTCCATGCCGCGCCCGCCGCTCGCGCCctcgccgcccggccccgccccgccacccGCGCGCCCGCCCCCCATTGGCCGCGGCCGGTCGCCGCCGTGAGGCGACGGGCGGGGAGCGGCCAATAAGAGAGCTCCGGGGAGATCGGACCAGGCGCTGAGGGCGCCGATTGGCTGCGCGCAGCGGGCTCCGCGCTCCCCTCATCGCCGCGGCCGCtggcccccccccgcccgccgcccccgccgtgAGCGGTGAGGTGTGCCGTGCCCGTCGGGCGGCGGGGGGACCCCGCCCGGGAGGTGGCGTGCAGCAGGGTCGGGTCCCCGGTCAgggccgggccccccgccggggctgggTACGGATCATGAGGCAGGGGACCGGGCCCGAGGCAGGGCTTGAGGGGGGGTGTAGGGCAGGGAACACAGGGCCTGAAGGAGCGGGCACCCCCCAGTCAGGGCTGAGGGGTTatgccggggggggggcaggcccTTGGCAGTTGT
The sequence above is drawn from the Falco naumanni isolate bFalNau1 chromosome 11, bFalNau1.pat, whole genome shotgun sequence genome and encodes:
- the DHCR24 gene encoding delta(24)-sterol reductase, whose protein sequence is MSPVWSLGAGLLLLLLWVRHRGLEAVLVHHRWVFVCLFLLPLSILFDVYYQLRAWAVWRLHSAPRQHAQRVRHIQAQVREWKNEGSKRYMCTGRPGWLTVSLRVGKYKKIHKNIMINLMDVLEVDTERQVVCVEPLVTMGQLTAHLNPMGWTIPVVPELDDLTVGGLIMGTGIESSSHIYGLFQHTCVAYELVLADGSLVRCSPTENSDLFYAVPWSCGTLGFLVAAEIQMIPAKKYVKIHYKPVRGLQKICEKFTEESKKKENSFVEGLLYSLEEAVIMTGVLTDEAEQSKINRIGNYYKPWFFKHVEKYLKADTTGVEYIPARHYYHRHTRSIFWELQDIIPFGNNPIFRYLFGWMVPPKISLLKLTQGEAIRKLYEQHHVVQDMLVPMKSLEKSIQTFHADLNVYPLWLCPFILPNNPGMVHPKGDETELYVDIGAYGEPKRKQFEARASMRQMEKFVRSVHGFQMLYADCYMTREEFWDMFDGSLYHKLREQMNCKDAFPEVYDKICKAARH